Proteins from one Nitrobacteraceae bacterium AZCC 2146 genomic window:
- a CDS encoding formate dehydrogenase iron-sulfur subunit (product_source=KO:K00124; cath_funfam=3.30.70.20; cog=COG0437; ko=KO:K00124; pfam=PF09163,PF13247; superfamily=54862; tigrfam=TIGR01582) — MFPPLPNPLVEPTPAKYGEQDLVRRSASRVPPPERQLTSVAKLIDTSKCIGCKACQVACLEWNDLREKVGINSGVYDNPLDLTPASLTVMRFSEWINPETQNLEWLIRKDGCMHCEDPGCLKACPAPGAIVQYSNGIVDFDHDKCIGCGYCIKGCPFNIPRISQVDHKAYKCTLCSDRVAVGQGPACAKACPTQAIVFGTKEEMKQHAEGRIKDLKSRGYKNAGLYDPPGVGGTHVMYVLHHADKPEIYSNLPKDPKISPIVEIWKGVTKYAGLAAMGGFAAVGFFHYLISGPNKVSEDDEMKAEQLTGSDVS; from the coding sequence ATGTTTCCTCCTCTTCCCAATCCGCTGGTCGAACCGACGCCCGCCAAATATGGCGAGCAGGATCTGGTTCGTCGTTCGGCATCGAGAGTGCCTCCACCGGAGCGGCAACTCACGTCTGTGGCAAAATTGATCGATACATCCAAGTGTATCGGTTGCAAGGCGTGTCAAGTCGCGTGCCTTGAGTGGAACGATCTGCGCGAAAAAGTCGGCATCAATTCGGGCGTCTATGACAATCCGCTCGATCTCACGCCGGCCAGTCTGACCGTCATGCGGTTCAGCGAGTGGATCAATCCCGAGACACAGAATCTCGAATGGCTGATCCGCAAGGATGGCTGCATGCACTGCGAGGATCCGGGCTGCCTCAAGGCTTGTCCGGCTCCTGGCGCGATCGTCCAGTATTCCAACGGCATCGTTGATTTTGATCACGATAAATGCATCGGTTGTGGATACTGCATCAAGGGATGCCCCTTCAACATTCCGCGCATCTCCCAGGTGGACCACAAAGCGTACAAGTGCACGCTTTGTTCGGATCGGGTCGCCGTCGGACAAGGCCCGGCCTGCGCGAAGGCGTGCCCGACACAAGCGATCGTGTTCGGCACCAAGGAGGAGATGAAGCAGCACGCTGAAGGCCGCATCAAGGATCTCAAGTCGCGCGGATACAAGAATGCTGGCCTCTACGATCCGCCGGGCGTAGGCGGTACTCATGTCATGTACGTGCTGCATCACGCCGACAAGCCGGAGATCTATTCAAATCTCCCCAAGGATCCAAAGATCAGCCCCATCGTTGAAATATGGAAGGGTGTCACGAAGTATGCGGGCCTCGCCGCGATGGGCGGCTTTGCTGCGGTTGGCTTCTTTCACTACCTCATCTCCGGCCCGAACAAGGTTTCGGAAGACGATGAAATGAAGGCTGAGCAATTGACCGGGAGCGATGTGTCATGA
- a CDS encoding FdhE protein (product_source=KO:K02380; cath_funfam=3.90.1670.10; cog=COG3058; ko=KO:K02380; pfam=PF04216; superfamily=144020; tigrfam=TIGR01562): MSKVGAFQHDPVPIGEIAEPPFVRLPDAAVLFQTRAERFLELSVQHELAPFLKLLSDISFCQHQLQDGLPEVDLPTDDDRERARVHGMPPLDRGRFTADAAFDVTLDRLLQSASSIEMPDTAKSALVRVTKANAEARVTMARAVLANEIPVEEFADHVFVAAALQVYFARLASKLDAKKLVPVGDGVCPSCGGAPVTSMVVGWRGAHGARYCVCSLCATQWHYVRIKCTLCSSTKGISYREIDGGDGTVLAETCESCRGYVKILHQHKNPRLDPAADDVASLGLDLLLRDDDYRRGSLNLFLLGY, from the coding sequence ATGAGTAAGGTTGGAGCGTTCCAGCACGATCCGGTGCCGATCGGTGAGATTGCCGAGCCGCCGTTTGTCCGTCTCCCGGATGCAGCCGTGCTGTTCCAGACCAGGGCAGAGCGTTTTCTGGAGCTATCCGTACAGCACGAACTGGCTCCCTTTCTCAAGCTTTTGTCAGATATTTCGTTTTGTCAGCACCAACTGCAGGATGGCCTGCCAGAGGTTGATCTTCCAACCGACGATGACCGCGAGCGCGCCCGGGTGCATGGGATGCCGCCACTTGATCGCGGCCGCTTTACGGCTGACGCGGCATTCGATGTAACACTCGATCGCTTGCTTCAGTCGGCATCCAGCATCGAAATGCCGGACACGGCCAAATCCGCGCTGGTCCGCGTCACCAAAGCGAACGCTGAAGCGCGGGTCACTATGGCCCGGGCTGTGCTCGCCAACGAGATTCCCGTCGAGGAATTCGCCGACCATGTCTTTGTGGCAGCGGCGCTGCAGGTGTACTTCGCGCGCCTGGCCTCAAAGCTCGATGCCAAAAAGCTTGTCCCGGTTGGCGATGGCGTGTGTCCCTCCTGCGGCGGCGCTCCGGTGACCTCAATGGTTGTGGGATGGCGGGGTGCCCACGGCGCGAGATACTGCGTGTGTTCCTTGTGCGCGACGCAGTGGCATTACGTTCGTATCAAGTGCACGCTGTGCAGCTCGACCAAAGGCATCTCCTATCGCGAGATCGATGGAGGGGATGGAACCGTCCTGGCTGAAACTTGCGAGTCGTGCCGCGGCTACGTCAAGATTCTGCACCAGCACAAGAATCCAAGGCTTGATCCGGCCGCCGACGATGTCGCCAGCCTCGGCCTGGATCTGCTGTTGCGGGATGACGATTACCGGCGCGGCAGCCTCAACCTTTTCTTGCTCGGCTATTGA
- a CDS encoding formate dehydrogenase subunit gamma (product_source=KO:K00127; cath_funfam=1.20.950.20; cog=COG2864; ko=KO:K00127; pfam=PF01292; superfamily=81342; tigrfam=TIGR01583; transmembrane_helix_parts=Inside_1_31,TMhelix_32_54,Outside_55_68,TMhelix_69_91,Inside_92_128,TMhelix_129_151,Outside_152_165,TMhelix_166_188,Inside_189_225), with translation MTAYDVERGDAVHPGKPVTVDRYTGGARINHWITATSLVLLALSGLALFHPSLFFLTGLFGGGQWTRAIHPWIGVVLFFSFAGLFIRFWRANLWKGEDGTWLARLKDVLTGHEEKLPEVGKYNAGQKTVFWGMSFLIIILIASGFVIWDQYFAAYSTIDQKRIAVLVHAVAAVTIICVWIVHVYAAIWVRGTISAMTRGRVTGGWAWRHHRKWLRELVGGKQNRR, from the coding sequence ATGACCGCCTATGACGTCGAACGCGGTGATGCCGTCCATCCGGGAAAGCCCGTCACTGTCGATCGCTATACTGGCGGGGCACGCATCAACCACTGGATCACAGCAACGAGCCTTGTTCTGTTGGCCCTGTCTGGGCTCGCATTGTTTCATCCGAGCCTGTTTTTCCTGACTGGATTGTTCGGCGGAGGGCAGTGGACTCGCGCCATTCATCCATGGATCGGCGTTGTTCTGTTTTTTAGTTTCGCCGGCCTGTTCATTCGCTTCTGGCGGGCGAACTTGTGGAAGGGCGAGGACGGAACCTGGCTTGCACGTCTGAAGGACGTTCTGACCGGCCACGAAGAGAAGCTGCCTGAGGTCGGCAAGTACAATGCCGGTCAAAAAACGGTGTTCTGGGGGATGTCGTTTCTCATCATCATTCTGATCGCGAGCGGTTTTGTGATCTGGGACCAGTACTTCGCTGCGTATTCGACGATCGACCAGAAGCGCATCGCGGTTCTCGTCCACGCCGTCGCCGCGGTGACTATCATCTGCGTCTGGATCGTGCACGTCTATGCGGCGATCTGGGTGCGCGGTACGATCAGTGCGATGACGCGAGGCCGCGTGACTGGCGGATGGGCGTGGCGTCATCACAGGAAGTGGCTCCGTGAACTGGTCGGAGGCAAGCAAAATCGCCGTTGA